From Lysinibacillus sp. SGAir0095, the proteins below share one genomic window:
- the solA gene encoding N-methyl-L-tryptophan oxidase, with the protein MNEHAYDVAIIGGGTMGIATAYYLAKRNQKVLVIDQYSIPNLFGSHHGETRILRLGYGNGGTYVPLVKESLDLWKELENETGKTLFNQTGAISVGYPDSDFVKETIDSSIKYNLAYEELDAKGLMERWPGITVPEDYVACYDPHSGFLYSEECVLTYKEECEKLGVTILENQRVEDIQVSDVEVKVITAANDTLIARKAVVTAGAWIPKLLPELQLEIKPLRKTFGWFETSEEDLYGSQFPCFVFDTHNVGHYYGFPDYNGQGLKVGRMDLGEEVDPDELNRDFFSTPKEEEDLRSFLSRFLPQANGRLNDGKVCLFSMTPDEDFIIDFHPEHSNLIFAGGFSGHGFKFASAIGKTLSELAIEGKSEQDISFLRLNRFYNVSESI; encoded by the coding sequence ATGAATGAGCATGCATATGATGTTGCCATAATTGGTGGAGGAACCATGGGGATCGCAACAGCTTATTACTTAGCAAAGAGAAATCAAAAAGTCTTAGTGATCGACCAATATTCTATTCCCAATCTATTTGGAAGTCATCACGGAGAAACGCGCATTTTGCGTTTGGGTTACGGAAATGGAGGTACATATGTTCCGTTAGTAAAAGAATCTTTAGATCTATGGAAAGAACTCGAAAATGAAACAGGTAAAACATTATTTAATCAAACAGGTGCAATTTCCGTCGGATATCCTGACTCTGATTTTGTAAAAGAAACAATTGATAGTTCCATTAAATACAATCTTGCGTATGAAGAACTCGATGCAAAAGGTTTGATGGAAAGATGGCCGGGTATTACTGTCCCTGAAGATTATGTAGCTTGTTATGATCCACATTCAGGTTTTCTTTATAGTGAGGAATGTGTTTTAACATATAAAGAGGAATGTGAGAAATTAGGTGTCACAATCCTTGAGAATCAACGAGTGGAAGATATCCAAGTATCTGATGTGGAAGTGAAAGTTATAACAGCAGCCAATGATACTTTAATAGCCCGAAAAGCTGTTGTTACTGCAGGTGCGTGGATACCCAAATTATTACCTGAGCTTCAATTGGAAATTAAACCGCTTCGCAAAACATTTGGATGGTTTGAAACATCGGAAGAGGATTTATACGGAAGCCAATTCCCGTGTTTTGTTTTTGATACGCATAACGTTGGACATTATTACGGTTTTCCAGACTATAACGGACAAGGATTAAAAGTAGGACGGATGGATTTGGGCGAAGAAGTAGATCCGGATGAATTGAATCGTGACTTTTTCAGTACTCCGAAAGAAGAAGAAGACTTACGTTCTTTCTTAAGTCGTTTTTTACCTCAAGCAAATGGTCGTTTAAATGATGGAAAGGTTTGTCTATTCTCTATGACGCCCGATGAGGATTTTATTATTGATTTTCATCCGGAACATAGCAATCTAATTTTTGCAGGTGGATTTTCGGGCCACGGATTTAAATTTGCAAGTGCTATTGGAAAAACATTGTCAGAATTAGCGATTGAAGGGAAATCAGAACAAGACATTTCATTTTTAAGACTTAATCGATTCTATAATGTTAGTGAATCGATATAA